From the genome of Photobacterium sp. TLY01:
ACTTGTACCCGCATTCCCGCTAATGGGGTTTTCAATTGATGCGCCGCTTCGCTGGTGAAATTTTTCAGATTAGACAGCGTTTCGTCTAACTGCCCCATGAATATGTTGATGCTTTTGACCAGGTGACTGACTTCTTCTGGCACATCCAGATCAATCGGTGTCAGATCTATGTTCGATCGCTTCATCATTTTTTGATTGAGCAATTTTACCGGCTTAAGCACCTGATAAATCAAAAGAACAATGACAATGATGGTGCAAAGAATCACAGCGGTGATCAATTTTAACGCGACGTCTGAAAGTTGGTGCTCCCACTTTGTACGCGCTTCAGCCGTCTGCCCCACCAGCACCAACACTTGTTGCGGACCATTTCGCGTGTAGATCACTCGCCCCACAAGTGCAGCACGTAAGTATTCGCCTCGAAACTTAAGATCAAAATACTCAGGTGACGTTTCCAATTGCATGGTATATGTCTGAATTTTTTGACGTACCGTGTCATTGGCCAGTAATTCTTGATAACCGGTTACATAGGCTTGCTGTTTGGTGGCGATCAGATAAAACACCTTGTCGCGAGGCGCATCAGCGAGTCCGCTAAACGCAGAAAAAGGCATATCAATAGCCAGCTCCCCACCTTCAAGCCGCACTTCTTCTAATAGTTGCAACGCAGAATTGGCCAATGGCCGGTCAAATGTGCTTTGGGCTGTTTCAAACGCAAAACGCTTTACAACCATCAATGCGAGCAGACCGATGACCAAAAGTAAGCCCGCTGAGTACACCAAGAGCTGAGAACGC
Proteins encoded in this window:
- a CDS encoding sensor histidine kinase, which gives rise to MIAVPFRFSTRSLRSQLLVYSAGLLLVIGLLALMVVKRFAFETAQSTFDRPLANSALQLLEEVRLEGGELAIDMPFSAFSGLADAPRDKVFYLIATKQQAYVTGYQELLANDTVRQKIQTYTMQLETSPEYFDLKFRGEYLRAALVGRVIYTRNGPQQVLVLVGQTAEARTKWEHQLSDVALKLITAVILCTIIVIVLLIYQVLKPVKLLNQKMMKRSNIDLTPIDLDVPEEVSHLVKSINIFMGQLDETLSNLKNFTSEAAHQLKTPLAGMRVQVELLHSRETTAETERALARVLEACDVLERTIEQLLNQATIKHRYRSIEPQTIHINALVENVCRSLAIQALARDIELSLQQDAQFTIVGDAFGVEQMLLNLIENAIKYSPGGKSVEVEVVRRGSKASIVIRDFGPGIADKDKSLVFERFHRLPGGEQSGTGLGMSIAADVAEHCRALLLLKDTVPNGLTVEIQFPYKTWQEAE